Within Bactrocera oleae isolate idBacOlea1 chromosome 6, idBacOlea1, whole genome shotgun sequence, the genomic segment ATTTCAAGTTCGGGTTACTATAAAGAGTCTTTGCCTACCGCTGGCAGCTTATTGCGTGCGATAAATTACTGCTATACAGATCGATTCGGAGCTAACGGAACCGGAGACAGTTGCGACTGATGAGATAAATAGCGACGTTTGTCGTATTCGGCAAACTTGAGCCCATATTAGAGTATGAGTAACcgtaaattttatatcttttatacTCTTATATATATTACGTTAACCATTTAGTAACCGATTTGGCAAACATTAAACGTAAAAAAACCATCCACAAAAAAGTCATTATTTCTCACTTTGTCTATTTGAAAATGTGATCACTTAACGTACACTATATATCCGAAAATGCGCAAACGTTTACAGTTAGTGAAAACTATCTGCCATCAATGAAAAATTCTAAGTTTCGGCAGCGTCATTGAACTTCGTTTCAGAGCTGCCTTTTTGGGGCGGTGTAGGGCGTGAATGTAGAAGAGAAGGGCAGCCAGCAGACTGGTGCGCTACGTTTCAAATAAACTTTCAAAGTTGTACAACTTCaagtggtaaaaaaaaaaatgcaaataataaagtaaaaagacaacaataacaacacacgAGTTGGCAGCTAGGTCGAATGTGCTCATATTTCATCAGAGCCATTgtgcaaaaatgggtaaaataaagtaaataaaagaaaactctATGACTGCAAACACAAAGGGGAGGGCCTGGCGGCAACTACAGCATACCAAGCGGTGTTTGCGCTGGCGAAATCTACGAGTGTGTATCTTGTGACCCACAATGGCTTGGTAACTGCCGGCATAGTGGCAATAATACACGTAGTGCGTACAATTTTCCAGGGCCATTCAAATGCACTGTGCCTCGCAGCGCCAACTACTTACATCCAAACATTCGTCTGTCCTTCCGTCCGTTCGCCCGGCAGTTTGGTTGTACTGCTTGAAAGGGGCGCAAATGTCTATGTTTATGCGAGTTAATATTACATTTCATAGTCTGGCACTTGTCTGTGCTTATGTTCGGGAGTAATCGTGCGGATGTCTGTAgagtgtataaaatatttagttgcgCTGTTATTGTTCAACTGCGGTGGAGTGGGGGCTGCTGTTGGCTCAACTACTGTCTGCCGAATCGACTACATTTACATGGTgtaaatgaaatttgaaaatgacCCGAGCGCgtatgtgcgcatgtgtgtgctgatgtgcaataaaagcaaattttcttatgcaataaaaatggtTTCAAGCTCTGCGTCAAAGACACAGCCCACTCTGGGGGCAAAATATCCCCAATGCGCCGTCAAAGTCACTGCACAGACATATGTATGAGTAGCCACCACTACTATTGCGGCGTAAGCGTATCGATAATGTCTGACGCGATGTCTCGCCAAGTCGCAATGGTCTCAAACTCTAACTTTGATTCCGCAGACAAACCGTCTTGCGTGCACTTGCTCGCCTGTGCTTGGCGTGTTTACAGTGGTGTGCTCGTTATGTTGGCCCGATGACGTGATGACAAGCTGCTTTACGACTTCTTCCGAGAGGAATGAGAGCGGCGTGGTGGCGCGCCCGCTCAGCGCTCAACCCTTGTCACTATTTTTATGATGTGCTCTTCATTTTTCATAGCTTTTCTGCGCTTTATTTCCTCATCAGAAGACAACGCGATTCCATATTCCATGTATACTTAATGGCATCCCCTGCGCAAAATATTCGCATTTGAGAAATTTATTCGCCTTTTACGCTCGTATCTGGCAGTTTCGATTCTATCTGATAGTTGATGACAGCAATATATCAATGAATTGGAGTATAAATAAGAAAGTAATTGGAATTCCACTACAGGCGCTTATTCCTGTTGCTGATCGTTAATCAGAAGTGATTAATTTCATGACAAACTGTATCTAATACGAGCACAGTTTGATATGTCATGGACTAATTGAAATCCCTGCATAGTTACAAAATAAACGTGTTAACCATGCTGCAATTTTCCTTCGATTACCAGAAAAATTGATAAGCGATAATCAGCGAATGTTGCTCTTCGCCATGAACTACAAAAAAAAGATCCATTATTATACCCTGCTAGTATacagcagccatacaaactgaacgattaaaatcacgTTCCTGACGATtatctctgaagaaatttttcagatcggaccactatatcatatagctgccataaaaactgaacgatcggaaaaaaGTGTTTACATGGAATGTACGGATGTTCTAGTTTCCTTAATTAATTATcgaatttaagtcaaatatgcgccgtttcgTTAGATAACGGTTGAAAGTAATTTAATAACGCCACTCTCATAAAACTGTCGTACCTATTGCAAAAAAACTGGGGCATTGATTTTGATAAAcctattttgagaaaaatttttcACCACAAGTCATTAGACAGAAATATGTAGAAGCAATCTCTCGAAAATCACTAacgatgtgtgtggcctggcgttgtcctaatGTATCACAACTCTTCTCCGATTGGATGTACATTTCTGGGAGATTGCTTACTTTAGGGtatccaattgttgacagtacaggtccGAATCAGGTCAATCCTGTCTTGGTCACCGTTTGCGTCGGCctcgaccgttttcgcttgacgttgtccTAAGTGACTCACTTTTCGTCACCAATAGCCAACCGCTTCAgaattagatattttttaagaTACGTCGGTCTATGAGTTAACTCTTGCGACTTccatacatcgagcttcttttcaCATCTAGCCTTATTTATATGGTACCAAACGTTTGGTCTCGAcgatttcgaatattttatagatattttcgacaattggtttTTCAGGGCGCCTTTAACATCAAAATTACCGatcggaatcgacgaaaccaaaactGCGTATGAGGTATTTAATTATGCAAACAAACGCTTTGTTGGCTCACTTATCGGAccgtactcgtatatgtattgtataagaTATGTGGTACATTTTGACAAAGTGTTTTGTATTCTGTTTTTCCATCCTAAGTCGCTAACTAAGataagaattaataaaatagcaaaGTAGGACACATTTgcaagcaaagaaaaaaataatacttcttGTCTTGTGggatatattttgtaaatatgcgTGGGGACGCTAAACTTTTTTAAAGTTAATGTTGTATGAAGTTTTCTAAACTAGACTCATTCGACTGTCGAATATCTGTTCTTTTATAAAAAGTGaacaatgaataaaaaataataaagaaatatgttAATCTATAGATcgagatagatagatagattataTAAATGAATTGCTCTGCATTTGCTACTAATACTAGCTTTAATGAACTTCTAAGTAACCGCTcacaataaacaacaaaaagaggAGATGAACGTTTGGTTCTCCATTCTGAAGCTTAAATTGTCAGTCACCTACTTTACTCTTCCGCGAATTGTCTATTATTGTCAAATGGAATTTCGTAACTGTATAACTGTACTTAACAATTAGACAATGGACAATAAGCGCGCACTTTGCGTAACAAAACGAATTTCCCACATTCATCGGAGATTTCCCAACGATATTTCaatgcaaacaaacaacaatcgTCTTCAATTTCAACATCTTTGAAGCATCTTCGTTTTCTTCTTCCACTCATTTGTGCGTTTCTTCTCCTTTTTCTTCAACTTACAGATTGGCGTCTTCGTATACGATTACATGACAGTCAAAATGTCTGTGACAGCGGTGCCGGTTACGAGGGCCACAGACGTTAGTGCGAACAAACCGTTCATAGCGAGTGAGTCGTCGTTTATCTATCGGCCAGATCGTCGTCTGGAGATTTGGCGCTTCGTCTCTTACATGCTGTTGCACGCGAACTGGTTCCACCTGAGCTTCAATGTGGCCACGCAGTTGCTGTACGGATTGCCCTTGGAGTGGGTGCACGGTTCGGCGCGCATTGCCATCATCTATTTGGCTGGCGTATTTGCCGGCTCGCTGGGCACCAGTGTCGTCGACTCGGATGTCTATTTGGTGGGCGCCAGCGGAGGCGTCTATGCGCTACTGGCCGCATATTTTGCGAATATTTTGCTGAATTTCGGTCAAATGCGCTACGGTATGGGACAACTGGTGCGAGTCGTCGTATTCGGTAAGCGATTGTGTTTCTTTTTCGTTAAGGTCGTCATTAACGATTTATGCACACATAATACATAATTACCATAAATCCAATTTAATTGTGAGAAGAGCATagtaatttacaaattttcgaaattaaccACAGTTACTGATGTGCCatcacatacacatgcactaTGGTGCACACATTCATAAAATTGCAGGCCTTCATGCAACACGGAAGCACCATAAATCTTtctaacacaatttttaattaatttatttgcttttgtttttcactttCATTACAAATAATTCCAACAGTTTCCTGGGATCTCTGCTATGCAGTCTACAATAAgtattacaacaataataacaataataatgctACACATGCAATAGTCAAAACCACAGCAACAATTTCGTATATCGCTCACCTGAGTGGCGCGTTGGCGGGCTTCACAATGGGTCTGCTGTTGCTAAAGAATTTCGACAGTCCTCACGCGTCATCATCGAAAACGCTGTGGTGGCTGGCGCTGAGCGTCTATGCGGCTTTTATGACATTCGCGATTGCGTTCAACCTCGTCAACACGGTCACTGCACAAATGCTCGAGGCTGAGGGTGAGGTGGTTGAGCAGCGCTTACTTCATAATTTGGGCATTACATAAGCGCCCATAACAACATAGGCGAAAATTAGTTAACATCtagcttaaaaattaatttatggcTGATTAAATAGGTTAGAAAAGATtttcaattgaataaaaaattgtgttactGCGATTTTGGGTATTTGAGTTTCTTGAGTTTCAGAAACGGAAGTATAaggcaaaattaattttagatttCAAAATATCTTTAGTTAGAAAGTAGgtaaattcaaactttttaaaaactttgttcTATGAAAAACCCTCTGTCACCTATGACCAGAGTAATTAAAAAGTctcttctaaaaaatttctcttaatatattattttacaaatgcAGTGCTAGGTAACGCATACCCGAAATCTTAGTACTTTTTGTGAGTCTAAGCGGACCGACCGTGCGTTTTGTTAACTACTAGTTTCcgaacagcaaaaaaaaaaactaaatttttctcaattgtGGAAACGCGAATTCAATATTTCTTTACGTATACCCATAATCTTAAAGTTTTGAACACTTCGAGACAGcttttacaaaaatgtaaatacttCGATGGCGCAGACTGACTAAGAGACCAGATTCAAAATATGCgcgaaaaataaatatctaGCTCAGAAAAAAATCTCCTGAATATGTTCTTCAACACAAGCAGCATTTCTACGGTCAAAAATATGCTAATTTCTGTTTGTGTTGTTTGAAGCTTTCATTCACCTTTCACTTTTCTACTACCCCTGATTACTACTACTGATTACTACTACTCTAatcgaatatataatattatatgtacgtgCATACGTATGTAGGTATGCTTGGCTGTAAGACCTGAAATGAATGAAATACTTAGATCCGAATGCATTGACAGCTTTTAAGCTCCTAGtacttcaatattattttacgtGCTGTAATTTCGCAGAGTCTTGCTTCGCAATCGAAATGAATTcatttaattctaaaacaaaaatgtgAAGTAAACGAATTTTCTGTGATTGCTGCCAAAGACCGAagtgaattcaataaaaatgagcaatttaattgaaatgcaaataCAAGTGAGTGTAAGTGAAGTATTTAATGTaaaacataaacacacatacacacatacacacaaaagtAATAATCGGGTCTCAGCGGGATATTATGTAAGAACTcctaaaagtattaaataaCATTTCTATGTGGAAtggaattatttaatttagataTTTATTGAGATGTTCAAGATGTGCATGTTTGAATAATTAtaaccattttaaatttataagggTTGAAATAAACGAATATTAACAAGTTTGAAACgactttaattcaaaatttaggTGTATTCAATATTGATTTGATACACGAAAGAGgatgtgtgcaaagtttcagatcaaCATCTCATAAATTGAAGGACTACTTCgtctatatacagacagacggatggacggaccgACCGATGGGTATTAGAAAATCTACTCAGCTCGtactgctgatcatttatatacatatatatgttatatggtctccgaagttttcttttgggcatacaaataaaaaaatatagtgttCAAAAATACAGTTTATCAGAAATCTGCTCTCTAATAGCCTTTGAGTGTGATCAATGCCTTAACAATTAGCATGCTTTCGTCGAATAAGGGTTCCTGTTCATAGAGGCTTAGAAAGAAATGAGATGACGGACTGTTCAGCTAGagaaacaattttgaaaaaatccaCATCTCATCAGTAAAATATTCGGGAAATGAAGGGGGATAAAGAAAAAGGAACTGACTTCCATTGTTGACCAGCACCAAGTGAAATTTCTAATAGAAATGATATTTATCCTACCTTAGGGCCATTATATACTAAGCTATAAACAGATTTTTCTAGAGCTAAGAAAGGAAACATTAGTGTTGGAAAGTATTGAAAACCATTACAGGTGAACAGGTGAAATTcgaataataacaagtaaggaagagctaagttcgaatgtaaacgaacatttcacactcttgcaacttgcaaggaacaaaggcgGAGGAACTCCTTCAGGATTTGAcaacaatttatattaaactaaagAAAGTATCGCCgagatttcattcatttaaggaaagaggatacgatgttaaaattatttgtgtaaGGTAAAAAGGGGTtaagggaagtgttgacctGATTTTACACATTCTTGACACAAGTTATAGGGCGATTTCTActtttaactttattgatgtttgattcgtaaactgtaaagtgaaaaaatcagatggaatttaaaagtttgttatacgGGAAATATTTGGGTAACTTCACCGAATTTGCTTAAAATCGGTTGAGTAGgttctgagatataggatttcacctaaaggtgggctgtgccacgtccCTTGTGCAATTTTCACACGTGTtatcttggttgtgaaatttaatgcatttATTCAGTCAGTTATAGTATTTTTAGTACTTTTcagcataaccgttatatggagagtgggcgtggttattatccgattttacccattttaacAGAGTTTGAATAGGTGATCAAATCACTTCTCAGAAAATAAGGTTGATATATCTTAAGCGGAttggaagatatgtatattaaactatTTAGGAGGCGGaatcacgcccactttaaaaaatttattatcccCAGTTGCCCCTCAAATATATActatttgcaataccaacctccctTGGGTGCCAAGAAATATGTATACTGAGTTTCATCACGATATATCTCAAttcttactcaagttatcgcttgcacatacggacggacagacagttacccggatttcaactcgtctcatcatcttgatcatttatatatatacaaccttATATCTatgtcgattagttttaggtggtcaaaactattatactctgtacttgcaagagtataaaaatcttgtCACCCAGTACTGTAAATTAATCGTGAGTAcagttattatattttacataatattaCTGATGTTTGCTTGAGAGCTGAGATGCTATTagtattatatacaatacatatgtatatgaatttcgTCGGATACAAAcactaattttgattattacTTTCTGAGTGCTTTTGATATGCTTATATAAAGTATGTCGTTGTTTGGGGTGCAGACTCTAAggtttaaaagtatatataactgtaaatataagtattgtTATTCTACCTTgaatattgcagcaaaaatgtTGCCAACTCTATTTAACACTTTATTaaagttaaagaaattattatcaaCACAAATGTATTCACACACTCCACTTTTCTATCGGGAATCGTAGTTGCATGCCCAGTATTTGTAATGTGAAATGCCAGTATTATTGCAATAGTTATGTAATTGAACATTTAACAGTAAAAGTTAAcggcatattttaaaataggtCTATACgtgagtatgtatatgtgcctGTAGTTCTGCAAATCGAGTGTTCTTATTGTTTGTCGTTGCACATATTTACtgtcatttaataaataaagcatAACTCGTAATTACTGCATTTAATTGCAAAAGTATGGCAAGTGTGGCATATATGGCTGTGTTAACGTGTGCAGCTGAGTGAATTTCAATAATTGATGAACGACTTTTTAGTTAA encodes:
- the LOC106618529 gene encoding protein rhomboid — its product is MQDAENEYREFTQHIDTPVSVLLPRAEARHMEAALMSTATEAQSVSVASQKQLQPQHYQEEPEAKPKSQPKKLNAASPYVIEIADDDVNANYPPKAHKDGTTDMTAPQPARQNLCTCVRSASNAAIVLRVRSNLGNASEGPCSLSAQCQALSPLATLTSTVPVATACATVRPETLATNQSTCCTVCCSLVVLGMARDDEQEGKKHLADYQHCWPPPLFITLVSLLEIGVFVYDYMTVKMSVTAVPVTRATDVSANKPFIASESSFIYRPDRRLEIWRFVSYMLLHANWFHLSFNVATQLLYGLPLEWVHGSARIAIIYLAGVFAGSLGTSVVDSDVYLVGASGGVYALLAAYFANILLNFGQMRYGMGQLVRVVVFVSWDLCYAVYNKYYNNNNNNNATHAIVKTTATISYIAHLSGALAGFTMGLLLLKNFDSPHASSSKTLWWLALSVYAAFMTFAIAFNLVNTVTAQMLEAEGEVVEQRLLHNLGIT